From Vibrio crassostreae, one genomic window encodes:
- a CDS encoding bifunctional diguanylate cyclase/phosphodiesterase: MQTFTFLANTEALFRAQFDQREWCDNKQYLIQIFSAQSSDLARQIASVALNRLNNATLIGQSARHVICDNCLESTCTLVIISEFNETHLTSAVQPFTGNPTQDSQALASQLGLTKDTKTVISLCDQVEGRDYPIYGAFENLPYALPIAGGLCHENEFGRWVMYNEQTYQHACVAVALTNPRLKVWSDAYSEWNPIGMKLRVTHAVGNRLYALNDKPAIEVFKHYLADGKDLPFSQLMSFPLYRELGRKKGISTPLRINDDGSIEFDSPWNVGEEAQFCYNHPSLTAEKVRHGAEMLAMHQPESVIIYNCVSRLEFIDSKLELKPFEGIVNTCGAYCMGELYRNEDRQEILHHSLTYIAMRESDEIKEFHCEDFQCGSTVSPLLNLVRNAVADLDSMNTQMEKKLHQQARRLTESYRIDSRTGLPNRIVLKERLNTILFSEHLLTLKLTNFHQVNEKYGYQVGDQLLLDLSNHFIERLQLRVVKEPRVKVELFSIGVGEWAIIFNASVGSARIKEGFVEFADDIEHINFEPYGLADIDYLSVSLCGGFTSRCDFLTDSGDEILLKAIEARRYGVRNNTHITNAKDIQVSEEDRKEQLGWLSCVSRAILDQNIITYSQPIVESGTHEMIGQECLVRIMESDGTIVPPGKFLPIIADTHLYTRLSRHMIKSTIGYMADKQSSFSINLSPQDLLSDKTLEVLEAAISGMNDPTRLGLEVLESEQIKDYGRMIEVCDHFRALGARIIVDDFGSGYSNIDEIIKLEPQIIKLDGSLIRNIDKDQKQRNIASQLVRLCQVFNAKTVAEFVHNQQVCEIAEQMGVDYLQGYYFGEPKRLF, translated from the coding sequence ATGCAAACATTTACATTTCTCGCAAATACTGAGGCGTTATTTAGAGCTCAATTTGATCAGCGAGAATGGTGTGACAACAAACAGTACCTTATTCAAATCTTCTCAGCTCAATCTTCAGATCTGGCTCGTCAAATCGCGAGTGTTGCCCTCAATCGCTTAAACAATGCGACGCTAATCGGTCAGAGTGCTCGTCATGTTATCTGTGACAACTGTCTTGAGAGTACATGTACTTTAGTCATCATCAGTGAGTTTAACGAAACCCATCTAACCTCTGCGGTTCAGCCGTTTACTGGCAATCCAACTCAAGACAGCCAAGCGCTTGCTTCTCAGCTAGGCCTAACCAAAGACACCAAAACCGTTATCAGCCTATGTGATCAGGTAGAAGGGCGTGATTACCCTATCTATGGCGCTTTTGAAAACCTGCCTTACGCATTGCCGATTGCTGGTGGACTGTGTCATGAGAATGAATTTGGCCGCTGGGTTATGTATAACGAGCAAACCTACCAGCATGCCTGCGTTGCGGTGGCTCTGACTAACCCAAGATTGAAGGTTTGGTCGGACGCGTACTCTGAGTGGAACCCGATTGGGATGAAGCTACGAGTCACACACGCAGTCGGAAATCGCTTATACGCGTTGAATGACAAGCCGGCTATCGAAGTATTCAAACATTACCTTGCGGATGGCAAAGACCTTCCTTTTAGTCAACTGATGAGCTTTCCGCTTTATCGAGAGCTTGGCAGAAAGAAGGGTATCTCGACGCCTCTGCGTATTAATGATGATGGCAGTATCGAGTTTGATAGCCCTTGGAATGTTGGTGAAGAGGCGCAGTTTTGTTATAACCACCCCTCTTTGACCGCTGAAAAGGTACGTCATGGTGCCGAGATGCTTGCGATGCATCAGCCTGAATCGGTGATCATCTATAACTGTGTATCTCGACTTGAGTTTATCGACAGTAAACTTGAGCTCAAGCCATTTGAAGGGATAGTGAACACGTGTGGTGCCTACTGTATGGGGGAGCTATACCGTAATGAAGACCGTCAAGAAATACTGCATCACAGCCTGACTTATATTGCTATGCGCGAGTCTGACGAGATCAAAGAGTTTCATTGTGAAGACTTTCAGTGTGGCTCAACAGTGTCGCCATTACTTAACCTGGTCAGAAATGCAGTCGCTGATCTCGACAGTATGAATACTCAGATGGAAAAGAAGCTCCATCAACAAGCGCGTCGTTTAACCGAGAGCTATCGCATTGACTCACGCACTGGCTTGCCGAATCGTATCGTATTAAAAGAACGCCTCAATACGATTTTATTTAGTGAACACTTACTCACGTTAAAGCTAACGAACTTTCATCAAGTTAACGAAAAATACGGCTACCAAGTGGGTGACCAGTTACTGCTTGATCTGTCTAATCACTTTATCGAACGATTGCAGCTTCGTGTCGTGAAAGAGCCTCGCGTGAAGGTTGAACTGTTCAGTATTGGTGTCGGAGAGTGGGCGATTATCTTTAATGCCAGTGTTGGTAGTGCGAGAATAAAAGAAGGTTTCGTTGAGTTCGCGGATGACATCGAACACATCAACTTTGAGCCGTATGGTTTGGCTGATATTGATTACCTGTCAGTTTCTTTGTGTGGCGGCTTTACCAGTCGTTGTGATTTCTTAACCGACAGCGGTGACGAAATCTTATTGAAAGCGATCGAAGCTCGACGTTATGGGGTTCGGAACAATACCCACATCACCAATGCCAAAGACATCCAGGTGAGCGAAGAAGACCGCAAAGAGCAACTCGGTTGGTTGAGCTGTGTAAGTCGTGCGATTTTAGATCAGAACATCATCACCTACTCACAGCCGATTGTGGAATCGGGTACGCACGAAATGATTGGCCAAGAGTGTTTGGTCAGAATCATGGAGTCGGACGGTACCATTGTACCACCAGGAAAGTTCTTACCTATCATTGCTGACACCCATCTATACACGCGTCTTAGTCGACACATGATTAAGAGTACTATTGGCTATATGGCGGATAAGCAGAGCTCATTTTCTATCAATCTATCCCCACAAGATTTGTTGAGCGACAAGACGCTTGAGGTGCTCGAGGCTGCGATCAGTGGCATGAACGATCCCACTCGACTAGGTTTAGAGGTTCTCGAGTCAGAACAGATTAAAGATTATGGCCGCATGATCGAGGTGTGTGATCACTTCCGTGCACTCGGGGCGAGAATCATTGTTGATGATTTTGGCTCTGGTTACTCCAATATCGATGAAATCATCAAGCTAGAGCCGCAGATCATTAAGCTCGACGGTAGCTTGATTCGTAATATCGATAAAGACCAAAAACAAAGAAATATCGCCTCTCAGTTGGTTCGCTTATGCCAAGTGTTCAATGCCAAAACGGTCGCTGAATTTGTCCACAACCAACAGGTTTGTGAGATAGCAGAGCAAATGGGTGTCGATTATCTACAGGGTTACTACTTCGGTGAGCCTAAGCGACTGTTTTAG
- the yigB gene encoding 5-amino-6-(5-phospho-D-ribitylamino)uracil phosphatase YigB: protein MRIYRGLKPIKAMTFDLDDTLYDNWPVIMKVEKEMAQWLYQKHPVSASLSLEEWQGIKQQVASENPALKHDVTVWRETQIKSGLLQLGYSQQQAKQAAREGIEHALWLRNQVDVPQETHRVMTELSQRIPLVAITNGNVDPHKIGLGLYFQLILKAGPDGRAKPYPDMFEKAQQHLDCNAENILHVGDHLKTDVYGAKQNGFQACWFNDTGSNLYHSPKASLLPDVEIDQLSDLMRLI, encoded by the coding sequence ATGCGAATTTATCGAGGGTTAAAGCCCATCAAAGCCATGACCTTTGACTTAGATGACACCCTGTATGACAACTGGCCTGTGATCATGAAGGTTGAGAAGGAGATGGCACAGTGGCTTTATCAAAAGCACCCAGTGTCGGCTTCTTTATCGCTCGAAGAGTGGCAGGGCATTAAGCAGCAAGTCGCATCTGAAAACCCAGCTTTGAAACATGATGTCACCGTGTGGCGTGAAACTCAGATTAAGAGTGGTTTGCTGCAATTGGGTTATTCTCAGCAGCAAGCAAAACAAGCGGCTCGAGAAGGTATTGAGCATGCCTTGTGGTTGCGTAATCAAGTCGATGTGCCTCAAGAAACGCATCGAGTGATGACTGAGCTTAGCCAACGTATTCCTCTAGTTGCGATTACTAATGGCAATGTCGACCCACACAAAATTGGCTTAGGGCTGTACTTTCAGTTAATCCTTAAAGCCGGCCCTGATGGCAGAGCTAAACCTTACCCAGATATGTTTGAAAAAGCTCAGCAACACCTAGATTGTAATGCTGAGAATATTCTTCATGTTGGTGATCACCTCAAAACGGATGTCTACGGAGCCAAGCAAAATGGCTTCCAAGCATGCTGGTTTAATGACACTGGTTCCAATTTATACCACTCTCCGAAGGCGAGCCTGCTTCCTGATGTTGAAATAGACCAACTTAGCGATCTTATGCGACTAATTTAA
- the xerC gene encoding tyrosine recombinase XerC, protein MSLEPKIPLPNSLQKPLSRFYEYLRSEKGLSLHTQRNYKQQLETMAGHLVTLGLKDWGQVDAAWVRQLASKGMREGMKASSIATRLSSLRSFFDFLVLRGEMTANPAKGVSAPRKQRPLPKNLDVDEVGQLLDVNEDDPLSIRDRAMMEVMYGAGLRLAELVGINLKDVLGRQGEIRVIGKGDKERKAPFSGLAKEWVDKWLKVRGELASPGETALFVSKLGTRISHRSVQKRMEEWGKKQSVASHISPHKLRHSFATHVLESSQNLRAVQELLGHENISTTQVYTHLDFQHLAQAYDQAHPRARKKNKD, encoded by the coding sequence ATGAGCCTAGAGCCCAAAATACCTCTTCCTAACAGCCTTCAAAAGCCACTTTCTCGCTTCTATGAATATCTCAGAAGCGAGAAGGGACTCAGCTTACACACCCAACGTAATTACAAACAACAACTTGAAACCATGGCCGGTCATTTAGTCACGCTAGGGCTAAAGGATTGGGGCCAGGTCGATGCGGCGTGGGTAAGACAACTTGCCAGTAAAGGTATGCGTGAGGGAATGAAAGCGAGCAGCATCGCAACTCGCTTGTCGTCACTGCGCAGCTTCTTTGATTTCCTTGTGTTGCGTGGCGAAATGACCGCCAATCCAGCCAAAGGTGTCTCTGCACCACGCAAGCAACGCCCTTTGCCTAAAAACCTCGATGTCGATGAAGTCGGTCAACTGCTTGATGTGAATGAGGACGATCCATTGTCGATTCGTGACCGGGCGATGATGGAGGTGATGTATGGTGCGGGGTTACGATTGGCAGAACTGGTCGGCATCAACCTGAAAGATGTGTTGGGTCGACAAGGCGAAATTCGAGTGATTGGTAAAGGCGACAAAGAACGCAAAGCGCCTTTTTCTGGTTTAGCTAAAGAGTGGGTCGATAAATGGCTCAAAGTCCGTGGTGAGTTGGCTTCACCGGGTGAAACCGCACTGTTTGTCTCTAAGCTCGGGACTCGTATTTCTCATCGAAGCGTGCAAAAACGTATGGAAGAATGGGGCAAGAAGCAATCTGTCGCGAGCCACATCAGCCCGCATAAACTGCGTCACTCCTTTGCAACGCATGTGCTGGAGTCGAGCCAAAACCTTCGTGCTGTTCAAGAATTGCTTGGCCATGAAAACATCTCGACGACCCAAGTGTACACCCACTTAGATTTCCAACACTTAGCACAAGCCTATGATCAGGCTCATCCGAGAGCGCGTAAGAAGAATAAAGACTAG
- a CDS encoding DUF484 family protein: MSYVEADALTAEVVAEYLRDNPDFFQDRKDLVDRLAINNVEQGAVSLVEVQLKRQRHRIEELEEEITGLMSLAANNDKTFYEFMDLQAQVLKCSDFMQVIKAVEQKALDLGLKAHVRILSQPGFYQLSAEGYSKFSLNHFNGKDAYLGRLRKADRHDLFGDYPVPELGSYVVLPLAKQSPLGLLAFSSEDGGHFQPHMDTLFLRHLALVVAHLADTLPWQINNEPRAQNTSS, encoded by the coding sequence TTGTCTTACGTTGAAGCCGACGCACTCACCGCAGAAGTGGTCGCGGAATATTTACGTGATAACCCAGATTTTTTCCAAGACCGAAAAGATTTGGTTGATCGCCTTGCTATCAATAACGTTGAGCAGGGCGCTGTTTCTCTGGTTGAGGTTCAGCTTAAACGCCAGCGTCATCGAATCGAAGAGCTTGAAGAAGAGATCACTGGCTTGATGTCGTTGGCGGCAAATAACGATAAAACCTTCTATGAGTTTATGGATCTGCAAGCGCAAGTGCTGAAATGCAGTGACTTCATGCAGGTGATAAAAGCCGTTGAACAAAAAGCGTTAGATCTTGGGCTTAAAGCGCATGTTCGAATTCTTTCGCAACCGGGTTTTTATCAACTTAGTGCCGAGGGTTACTCGAAGTTTTCGCTTAACCATTTTAATGGCAAAGATGCTTATCTAGGACGCCTGAGAAAAGCCGATAGACACGATTTGTTTGGTGATTATCCAGTTCCAGAGCTAGGCTCTTATGTAGTACTACCGCTTGCTAAGCAGTCTCCATTGGGCTTGCTCGCCTTTTCTAGTGAAGATGGCGGACATTTCCAACCCCATATGGATACGCTCTTTTTACGCCATTTAGCACTTGTTGTCGCTCATTTGGCGGACACCTTACCTTGGCAGATAAATAATGAGCCTAGAGCCCAAAATACCTCTTCCTAA
- the dapF gene encoding diaminopimelate epimerase → MHFHFSKMHGLGNDFMVVDCITQNIFFSPDLIRRLADRHTGVGFDQLLVVEAPYDPETDFHYRIFNADGSEVEQCGNGARCFARFVRMKGLTNKYSINVSTKKGKMVLKIEENDLITVNMGIPEFEPGKIPFKAKQPEKTYILRTDVHTLFCGAVSMGNPHVVTVVDDVDTADVDTLGPLLESHERFPERVNAGFMQVVNREEVRLRVYERGAGETQACGSGACGAVAVGITQGLLAENVKVRLPGGDLHISWQGPGKPLYMTGPATHVFDGQLSC, encoded by the coding sequence ATGCACTTCCACTTTTCTAAAATGCATGGTTTGGGCAATGATTTCATGGTCGTGGACTGCATTACTCAAAATATTTTCTTTTCTCCAGATTTGATCCGTCGTTTGGCGGATCGTCACACTGGCGTGGGCTTTGATCAGCTACTTGTGGTTGAGGCTCCCTATGATCCAGAAACTGATTTCCATTATCGCATATTTAATGCGGATGGCAGTGAAGTGGAGCAGTGTGGTAATGGCGCTCGTTGTTTTGCACGATTCGTTCGCATGAAAGGCTTAACGAATAAGTACAGCATCAACGTGAGTACCAAGAAAGGTAAAATGGTTCTCAAGATTGAAGAGAATGACCTGATCACGGTGAACATGGGCATTCCTGAGTTCGAACCTGGCAAGATTCCATTTAAGGCGAAGCAGCCAGAGAAGACGTATATCCTAAGAACGGATGTACACACTTTATTCTGTGGTGCAGTAAGCATGGGTAACCCGCATGTGGTGACTGTTGTTGATGACGTCGACACGGCTGATGTGGATACCTTAGGCCCGCTTCTTGAATCACATGAACGTTTCCCTGAACGTGTTAATGCTGGCTTTATGCAGGTGGTTAACCGTGAAGAGGTTCGCTTACGTGTTTATGAACGTGGTGCTGGTGAAACTCAAGCATGTGGCAGCGGTGCATGTGGCGCGGTTGCGGTAGGCATTACTCAAGGCTTATTGGCTGAGAATGTAAAAGTTCGTCTACCTGGCGGTGACTTACACATTAGCTGGCAAGGCCCGGGAAAACCTCTGTATATGACGGGCCCAGCGACGCATGTGTTTGATGGTCAACTTTCTTGCTAA
- the lysA gene encoding diaminopimelate decarboxylase, producing the protein MDYFNYQEDGQLWAEDVALSQLAEQYGTPLYVYSRATLERHWNAFDSSVGEHPHLVCYAVKANSNLGVLNTLARLGSGFDIVSGGELERVVAAGGDPAKVVFSGVGKTAAEMKRALELNIKCFNVESEPELERLNKVAGELGVKAPISLRINPDVDANTHPYISTGLRDNKFGIAFDRAPAVYAFAQTLDNLSIHGIDCHIGSQLTDIEPFIDATDRLLALIDQLRADGINIKHLDVGGGLGVVYRDELPPQPSDYAKALLARLDNHSDLELIFEPGRAIAANAGVLLTKVEFLKPTEHKNFAIIDAAMNDLMRPALYQAWQDIVPVSPRQGEAVTYDLVGPICETGDFLGKDRDLVLEEGDLLAVRSAGAYGFAMSSNYNTRSRAAEVMVDGDKTHLVRQREELTSLWELENILPE; encoded by the coding sequence TTGGATTACTTCAACTATCAGGAAGATGGCCAGCTTTGGGCTGAGGACGTCGCACTTTCACAACTAGCTGAGCAATATGGTACACCGCTGTATGTATATTCTCGTGCAACATTAGAACGCCACTGGAATGCGTTTGATTCATCGGTTGGTGAGCATCCACACTTGGTGTGTTATGCCGTTAAAGCTAACTCAAACCTTGGCGTATTAAACACTTTGGCTCGTTTGGGTTCAGGCTTCGATATCGTTTCAGGCGGTGAGCTAGAGCGTGTGGTTGCTGCCGGTGGCGATCCAGCTAAAGTTGTATTCTCTGGCGTCGGTAAAACAGCTGCTGAAATGAAGCGTGCGCTTGAGTTGAACATTAAGTGTTTCAACGTAGAGTCTGAACCAGAACTAGAGCGACTGAATAAAGTGGCTGGTGAGCTTGGTGTTAAAGCACCGATTTCACTGCGTATCAACCCAGATGTTGATGCCAACACTCACCCTTATATTTCTACAGGTCTGCGTGATAACAAGTTTGGTATTGCTTTCGACCGTGCTCCTGCTGTCTATGCGTTTGCACAAACACTCGATAACTTGTCTATCCATGGTATTGATTGCCACATCGGTTCTCAGTTAACGGATATCGAACCTTTCATTGATGCGACTGACCGTTTGCTTGCTCTGATCGACCAACTACGTGCTGATGGTATTAACATTAAGCACCTTGATGTTGGTGGTGGTTTGGGTGTGGTATATCGTGATGAATTACCACCACAACCTTCAGATTACGCAAAAGCACTATTGGCTCGTCTAGACAATCATTCTGATCTAGAGCTGATTTTCGAGCCTGGAAGAGCGATTGCTGCTAACGCTGGTGTACTATTAACGAAAGTTGAGTTCCTCAAGCCAACAGAGCACAAGAACTTTGCCATCATAGATGCAGCAATGAACGACCTAATGCGCCCAGCACTTTACCAAGCTTGGCAGGATATTGTTCCTGTGAGCCCGCGTCAGGGTGAAGCGGTGACTTACGATTTGGTTGGCCCAATTTGCGAGACAGGCGATTTCCTAGGTAAAGATCGTGACCTTGTTCTTGAAGAAGGTGATCTGCTAGCGGTTCGTTCTGCGGGTGCTTATGGCTTCGCGATGTCATCTAACTACAACACTCGTTCGCGTGCGGCTGAAGTGATGGTGGATGGCGATAAAACTCACTTGGTTCGTCAGCGTGAAGAGCTTACGAGTCTGTGGGAACTTGAAAACATTCTTCCGGAGTAA
- the lptM gene encoding LPS translocon maturation chaperone LptM codes for MKKLITALFMVSVIGLSGCGQTGPLYDPDEVQQTEQSQ; via the coding sequence ATGAAAAAATTAATTACCGCTCTGTTTATGGTGTCCGTTATTGGACTTTCTGGTTGTGGTCAAACGGGTCCGTTATACGATCCTGATGAAGTTCAGCAGACTGAACAATCACAATAA
- the cyaY gene encoding iron donor protein CyaY, with product MNETEFHQLVDIQMQNIEEAIDESEADIDYEVTGNVMTLEFENRSQIIINRQEPMKEIWLASKSGGFHFKLVDDKWTCSKTGMELFEMVKEECVKHAGEEIDWV from the coding sequence ATGAACGAGACTGAATTTCATCAACTGGTCGATATACAGATGCAAAACATCGAAGAAGCTATCGATGAATCAGAGGCAGATATTGATTACGAAGTGACTGGTAACGTAATGACACTCGAGTTTGAGAACCGCAGCCAAATCATTATCAACCGCCAAGAACCAATGAAAGAAATCTGGTTAGCGTCTAAATCTGGTGGCTTTCACTTCAAGCTAGTTGACGACAAGTGGACATGTTCAAAGACGGGCATGGAGCTGTTTGAGATGGTGAAAGAAGAATGCGTGAAGCAT